In Phragmites australis chromosome 24, lpPhrAust1.1, whole genome shotgun sequence, the following are encoded in one genomic region:
- the LOC133907499 gene encoding LOW QUALITY PROTEIN: uncharacterized protein LOC133907499 (The sequence of the model RefSeq protein was modified relative to this genomic sequence to represent the inferred CDS: substituted 1 base at 1 genomic stop codon), with amino-acid sequence MPSRPPTLSPPCGNRSGGCSPASPLPAPPPPMASLLRLQALDPALTVRRRRRVTSPLRLASAVALLARRLSTAASSGSLEPPASKPDLESGLYLVATPIGNLEDITLRALRVLXCADVILSEDTRHSGKLLQHYNIKTPLLNFHKFNEREREPSIIKRLHEGEAVALISEAGTPGISDPGMELARLCATENIPVIPIPGPSAATAALSASGLPSNEFTFVGFLPKHTRSRRDRLEISAREAATQIFYVPPHGIHQFLVDAASSFGDSRSCVIAREITKLHEEFWHGTLDEANEAFATRQPKGEITVLIEGKLISVDETPSEEFLEHELRELTTKGHTLSAAVKLVIESTSAKKKDVYALALRLFGK; translated from the exons ATGCCATCTCGACCCCCCACCCTCTCCCCGCCCTGCGGCAACCGAAGCGGCGGCTGCTCGCCTGCCTCCCCtctccccgcgccgccgcctcccatgGCGTCGCTGCTCCGCCTCCAAGCGCTCGACCCAGCTCTaaccgtccgccgccgccgccgcgtcaccTCCCCTCTCCGCCTCGCCTCTGCGGTGGCTCTGCTCGCTCGCCGCctctccaccgccgcctccagcGGCTCCCTGGAGCCGCCCGCCTCAAAACCG GATCTGGAGTCAGGTCTGTATCTTGTGGCAACGCCTATTGGGAACCTTGAAGATATCACCTTAAG GGCACTGCGTGTCCTTTAATGCGCTGATGTGATACTATCTGAAGACACAAGGCATTCTGGAAAGCTGCTTCAACATTACAACATCAAGACACCTCTT CTTAACTTCCATAAGTTCAATGAGCGTGAGAGAGAGCCCAGTATAATAAAGAGGCTTCATGAAGGAGAAGCGGTTGCGTTGATAAGTGAGGCTGGTACTCCGGGCATTAGTGACCCTGGCATGGAACTG GCTAGACTATGTGCAACTGAGAACATCCCTGTCATTCCCATTCCTGGGCCTTCTGCTGCAACCGCTGCTCTTTCTGCGTCGGGTTTGCCATCTAATGAATTCACATTCG TCGGGTTTTTACCAAAGCATACTCGGTCGAGAAGAGACAGGCTTGAGATATCTGCTCGTGAAGCTGCAACACAAATATTCTATGTTCCTCCCCATGGCATTCATCAGTTTCTTGTTGATGCTGCTTCATCTTTTGGTGATTCTAG GTCATGTGTTATTGCAAGGGAGATTACCAAATTACATGAAGAG TTTTGGCATGGAACTTTAGATGAAGCAAATGAAGCCTTTGCAACTCGGCAGCCAAAAGGAGAAATCACTGTGCTCATAGAGGGCAAGTTAATTTCAGTTGATGAAACTCCATCGGAGGAATTTCTTGAGCATGAACTTAGAGAACTGACGACAAAGGGACACACTCTTTCAGCG GCGGTGAAATTGGTTATTGAATCTACATCAGCAAAGAAGAAAGATGTTTATGCACTTGCATTGAGGTTATTTGGAAAATGA